The genomic stretch TGACCGAAGCCGATTACCAGGCTATGTGCCGGAATGTACAGGAAGCTGGCAGGAAAATTGCCGCAGGCGATTGTTTACGGGAAGCGCTGACAAAGCTGCTGGCCCGGATGCAGCGGGTAAAAGCTTAAGCCTTGAGTTTATCTACCAGGTCAATATATTCTTTCATGGCAGCTTCCCTGGTCTTGCCTTTCAGGCCAGCCCAGGCTTCAAATTTGGCCTTGGAAACAAAATCGAACGGGTTTGCCGGCGGATCTACATTAACGTCCCCTTCAGTGGCCTGTTTGTAAAAGGAATAAAGTTGCAGCAGGGTATCGTTACTGGGTCTGTCGGTAAGGTTTTTGCTATCCACTACAGCTTGCTCAAATTGGGCAGTCAGGTCCATGGCGGCGTTGTTTGCTGCGAATGTAAGGAAATAAGTCATGTCCCGGTCATCCCAACATAAAAGGCTATCGGGAACCGGTAAAAACCATAAAATTATTTACCTTCAAACGCCAAAAAAGACAAATAAATCAATACGATCATATGGAACCTCAGATCATGGAAAGGGTTAAAACCTGGGTCAACGGCAATTTTGACCAGGCCACCAAAGATGAAATAGCGCGACTGGAAAAAGAAAATCCCAACGAGCTGGCAGATGCGTTCTACCGTAACCTGGAATTTGGTACCGGCGGTCTGCGCGGTATCATGGGTGTGGGCACCAACCGTATGAACAAATACACGGTGGGTATGTCTACCCAGGGGTATGCCAACTACCTCAACCAAACCTATCCGGGCGGTGTGATCCGTGTAG from Candidatus Pseudobacter hemicellulosilyticus encodes the following:
- a CDS encoding acyl-CoA-binding protein; this encodes MDLTAQFEQAVVDSKNLTDRPSNDTLLQLYSFYKQATEGDVNVDPPANPFDFVSKAKFEAWAGLKGKTREAAMKEYIDLVDKLKA